A section of the Bacteroidales bacterium genome encodes:
- a CDS encoding gluconate 5-dehydrogenase codes for MSLNLFDLSGKNALLTGATHGLGMAMAKGLGDAGANLIINGHSPEKMERAVKDYKEYGLDVHSYLFDVTQEKEVYENVSKIEKEVGPVDILVNNAGIIKRIPLAEMDVEDYKEVIDVDLVGPFIMAKHVVQDMIKRQKGKIINICSMMSEMGRDTVGAYAAAKGGLKMLTRNMATEWARYNIQVNGIGPGYFATEQTAPIRKDGHPLHEFIKTRTPAGVWGEPGQLAGSAIFLASEASDFVNGHILYVDGGILATIGKPMENQ; via the coding sequence ATGTCACTAAACCTATTCGATTTATCGGGCAAAAACGCCTTGCTCACAGGCGCCACCCACGGGCTGGGAATGGCCATGGCCAAAGGCCTGGGAGATGCCGGAGCGAACCTGATAATAAATGGCCATTCTCCTGAAAAAATGGAAAGAGCTGTAAAAGATTACAAGGAATATGGTTTGGATGTACATTCCTATCTGTTTGATGTAACCCAGGAAAAGGAAGTTTACGAAAACGTCAGTAAAATCGAAAAGGAGGTTGGTCCCGTGGACATTTTGGTAAACAATGCAGGGATCATTAAAAGAATACCACTCGCTGAGATGGATGTGGAGGATTATAAAGAGGTAATCGATGTCGATCTTGTGGGTCCCTTTATAATGGCAAAACATGTAGTTCAGGACATGATCAAACGCCAAAAGGGCAAAATCATCAACATTTGCTCCATGATGAGCGAAATGGGCCGTGATACGGTAGGAGCCTATGCCGCAGCCAAAGGCGGACTAAAGATGCTCACACGCAATATGGCCACTGAATGGGCACGGTATAATATTCAGGTAAACGGGATCGGCCCCGGATACTTTGCCACAGAACAAACGGCTCCGATCCGAAAGGACGGGCATCCACTCCATGAGTTCATAAAAACCCGGACACCAGCCGGTGTATGGGGTGAACCAGGGCAGTTAGCCGGTTCAGCTATTTTCCTGGCGTCAGAGGCTTCCGATTTTGTCAATGGGCATATTCTTTATGTGGACGGCGGAATATTGGCAACCATTGGGAAGCCGATGGAAAATCAATAA